Within the Microbacterium sp. 1S1 genome, the region CGCTCCTCTGGCACCACCGCGTGACGGCGCTCGGGGTGGAGGTCCGCTGGGGGCGTTTCGCGCTCTGGGGAGTCGTCGCCGCGGTCCCCACCGTCGGCCTCGCAACGCTGAGCCTGGCCCTCTGATTCGAGCGGGGGTCAGCCGCGGCGCATCTCGGCGGCCAGCGCGGGGTGGGCGGCGTCGAAGCGGGCGGCGATGCGCTCCCGCACCTCGGGGGCCTTGTTCTGGCTGAGCTTCGCGCGGGCGTCGAAGCGGGAGACGCGGAGGCGGAGCCCCACGGTGCCCTTCGCGGCTCGCCGGGTTCCCGCTTCGTCCTCCGCGAGGCGCCGCCCGTGCGGCTGCCCGCTCTCGAAGTGGTCGGTGAGCCGTGTGAGCATGGCGTAGTTCTCCTCCTCGGAGAGGATCTCCGGGGTGCCGAAGAGGTGCGCGGTCACGTGGTTCCAGGTCGGGACGAGGTCCCCCGGCTCGTACAGGCTCGATGACACGTAGTCGTGCGGGCCCTGGATGATCACCAGGATCTCGTGTCGCCCGAGCTCATGCAGCTCGTCGTCCGGGCGGCCGAAGTGGCTCGCCAGCACGATGTCCTCCTCCTCCTCGATCAGCAGGACCGGGTAGTGCGAGGCGACGAGGCCGGTCGAGCTCGGCGAGACGAACGTCGCCCACGGGTGGGCACGGATGAGGCGCTTCACCTCGTCGGGATCGGTCATGAGGTAGCGGGGGTGTGACGCATGGCGCCTCCTGTCGGGTGGGGTCGGGGCGGAGGTGGGAAGCGTGCTGCGGGTCCGCACGGCGAGCCCGGCGCACACGACGACGGTGAGCCCGCCGAGGACCGTGGCCGGACCGACGTCCTCGTGGAAGAGGAAGGCTGCCCAGGTGATGCCCATCACGGGCTGCACGAGCTGGATCTGGCTCACCTGCGCCATCGGGCCGATCGCGAGGCCGCGGTACCAGGCGAAGAACCCGAGGAACATGCTGACCGCGGCGAGGTACGCGAACGCCAGCCAGGCAGTGGGGGTGGCGACGGGCGGTGCGGCGACCCCGGCAGCGACGGCGATCGCGAGCATGACGGGAGCGGCGAGCACGAGCGCCCAGGAGATGGTCTGCCACGCGCCGAGCTCACGCGCGAGCAGACCGCCCTCCGCATAGCCGATGGCGGCGAGGATCACGGCGCCGAACAGCTGAAGGTCGGCGGGGCGGAGGGCGCCGGGTGTGCCGTTCTGCAGCGTCGCGAAGACGAGGGCTGCCGCGGACCCGAGGAGCGCGAACACCCAGAACGAGGGGGAGGGGCGTTCCCGGGTGCGCAGCACGACGGCGACCGCGGTCGCAGCGGGGAGGAGGCCGATCACGACCGCGCCGTGACTCGCGGGTGTCGTGGTCATGGCGAACGAGGTCAGCAGCGGGAAGCCGGCGACCACACCGAGCGCGACCACTGCCAGGCGCGCCCACTGGACGGAGTTCGGCGGCTGCTGGCGGGTCACGAGGAGGACGACAGCCGCGAGCGCGGCGGCGACGACCGCGCGGGCGGAGCCGATGAACAGCGGCGACAGTCCGCCGCCGAGCGCGATCCGCGTGAACGGGAGCGTGAACGAGAAGGCGGCGACGCCCAGGAGCCCCCAGGCGGGGCCGGCGGCACGGGATAGCGGTGTTCCGTCCGGGCGGATAACGCTACTGTGTTCTTTCATGAGTCAGGATAGCACTGAGCGGATCGTCTCCGGTCTCCGGACGTGGATCGCCACCGCCGCGCCCGGAGCGCGCATCCCCTCGAACCGGGCCCTGACGGCGGAGTACGCGGCAAGCCCCGTGACCGTCCAGAAGGCCGTCCAGCGGCTCGTCCGCCTCGGCCTCGTCGAAGCGCGTCCCGGCTCCGGGACCTTCGTCCGCGCGGCCCGCACCCTCGCCCCCGCGGACTACGGCTGGCAGGCCGGAGCACTCGGGGCCGCTGCCGTGCGGCTCGACGGTCTCTCCTCGGCGCAGCGCCCCACCTCGCCGGACGCGATCGGGCTGCATTCCGGGTACCCGGCCCCTGACCTCCTCCCCGAGCGCCTCGTCCGGCAGGCCCTGGTGCGCGCGTCGCGGACCCCCTCCGCGCTCACCCGGTCTCCAGCGGCCGGAGAGCCCGCGTTGCAGGAGTGGTTCGCGGCGGAGCTGGCCTCGGCGGCCCCGGCCGGGACCACGGTGCCGTCCGCGCGCGACGCCGTCATCATCTCCGGGAGCCAGAGCGGACTGAGCTCGATCTTCCGGGCGGTCGTCGGGGTGGGGCGCCCGTTGCTCATCGAGTCGCCGACCTATTGGGGCGCCCTCCTCGCGGCGGAGCAGGCGGGGGTCGTGCTCGTGCCCGTCCCCTCCGGCCCGCACGGCCCGGATCCCGATGCGGTCGACAGGGCGCTCGTCGAGACCGGGGCCAGGGCCTTCTACGCGCAGCCCACGTTCGCGAATCCGACCGGCGCGCAGTGGCCGGTGGCGACCGGGGAGGCGGTCCTCGAGGCGGTCCGTCGTCACGGTGCCTTCCTCATCGAGGACGACTGGGCGCACGATCTGGGCATCGACGCGGTTCCCCGCCCCGTCGCCGCCACCGACCACGACGGTCACGTCGTCTACCTGCGTTCGCTGACGAAGAGCGTGTCCCCGGCGCTGCGCGTCGCGGCGGTGATCGCCCGCGGTCCCGCCCGTGACCGCATCCTCGCGGATCGCGCGGCGGAGTCGATGTACGTCAGTGGCCTCCTGCAGGCCGCCGCCCTCGACGTGGTCACGCAGCCGGCCTGGCGGACACACCTCCGCGGCTTCCGGGAGCAGCTGCGCTCGCGGCGCGACCTGCTGTTGTCGTGCCTGGCGGACGAGGCGCCGACCGCGCTGGTGGAGGCCGTGCCGGTCGGCGGGCTCAATCTGTGGCTCCGGCTGCCGGACGGCACCGACGCCGCGGCCGTCGTCCGCGAGTGCGCGGCGCGCGGGCTCGTCATCGCGCCGGGGAGCGAGTGGTTCCCCGCCGAGCCGTCCGGGTCGTACGTGCGGCTGAACTATGCGAGCGCCGACCCGGCCCGTTTCCCGGAGGCGGCGACGATCCTCGGTTCGGTCCTCGCCGGAGCGTGACCGTCGCGGCCGGTCAGGACTCGGACGGCGGCCCGGCGGGGCGGTGCGCGCGGCGGCCCGCCACCACGACGGGCCGTCCCGCCCGCTCCTGACCCGGCAGCGGGCGGGAGCGACGCCCGTAGATGAGCTCGGACGAGTCGAGCAGCCACGGCACCAGGGTGATCGACACCCCGTGCACGAGCATGAGCTGGTTCGCGAGACGGCGGGCACGCCGGTTGTGCAGGAAGCTCTCCCACCAGTGACCCACGATGTACTGGGGCAGGTACACCGTGACGACGGAGGAACCGTGCTTCTCGCGGTACTGCCGGATGAACTGCGTCACGGGCTGTGCGAACGACCGGTACGGTGACTCCACGATGACGAGGGGCACCGGCACGAGGTGGTCCGCCCACTCCTGCTGCAGGTGCGCGGCGTCCTCCTGCGAGACGGCGACGTGCACGGCGAGGGTCTTGTCGTGCTTCGCCGCGATGGCGTAGTCGATGGCCTTCATGACGGGCTTCTGCAGATGGTTCACGAGGACGATGGCGACGTCGCCCGAGGCGCCGAAGCGGGTGGTGTCGTCGATGGCGATCTCGTGCTCGACGTCGCGGTAGTACCGCTTGACGCCGATCATGAGGAAGGCGAGCACGGGGATGGCGAAGAACACGAGATAGGCGCCGTGCGTGAACTTCGTGATCGTCACGATCACGAGCACGAGCACGGTCAGCGTCGCCCCGGCGGAGTTGATGAGCAGCCCGACCCGCGCCGAGCGCCGGTCCGCGGCGCCGTCGCGTGTCGCGGGCGCGGGCTCTCGCAGCACCCGCCGCCAGTGCCGCACCATGCCGATCTGGCCCAGGGAGAAGGAGACGAAGACGCCGATGATGTAGAGCTGGATCAGCGTCGTCAATCGTGCCTGGAACACCACGAGCACGGCGATCGCCGCGATCCCGAGGAGGATCATGCCGTTCGAGAACACGAGCCGGTCGCCGCGGGTGTTCAGCGACTTCGGGGCGTAGCCGTCGCGGGCGAGCACAGCGCCGAGCAGCGGGAAGCCGTTGAAGGCGGTGTTCGCCGCGAGCAGCAGCACGCAGGCCGTGGCCGCCTGCACGATGAAGAACGGGATGCTGCCGCCGCCGAACGTGGCCGCGGCGATCTGCGCCATGAGGCTCGGCTGCGGGGTCGTGCAGTCGAAGCCGATGAGGTCGCAGGGGTTCTCGGCGTAGTGCACGCCGGCGATGAGGGCGAGGGCGGTGAGGCCGGAGAACAGGCAGATCGCGATGGTGCCCATGAGGACGAGGGTGGATTGCGCGTTGCGCACCTTCGGTGCCCGGAACGCGGGAACCCCGTTCGACACCGCCTCGACTCCGGTCAGCGCGGAGCAGCCGCTCGAGAACGCGCGGAGGATGAGGAGCAGCACGGCCGCCTGGCTCAGGCTCTCGGCCTGCACGGCGAAGTCCGCACTGGAGGCGACCGGAGCGTCGCCGAGCGCCGTGCGGACGAGCCCGCTGACGATCATGACGCCGACCGAGCCGATGAACACGTACGTGGGGATGGCGAACACGAGCGACGCCTCGCGCACGCCGCGGAGGTTCACGATGATGATGAGCACGACGAAGCCGACCGCGAGCTCCACGCGGAGCGGGTCGAGACCCGGCACCGCCGAGATGATGTTGTCGACGCCGGACGCCACCGACACCGCCACCGTGAGCACGTAGTCGACGAGGAGGGCCGCGGCCACGATCACGCCGGGGACCTCTCCGAGGTTCTTGGACGCGACCTCGTAGTCGCCGCCGCCGGACGGGTAGGCCTTGATGAGCTGTCGGTAGCTCAGCACCACCACGAGCAGCAGCACCACGACCGCCGCCGCGACGAGCGGCGTGAAGGACAGGAAGGTGAGGCCGCCGATGAGCAGGATCATCACGAGCTCCTGGGGCGCGTAGGCCACCGAACTCAGTGCGTCGGAGGCGAAGATCGGCAGCGCCATGCGCTTGGGGAGCAGCTGCTCGTCGACCTGTGCGCTCGTCAGCGGTTCGCCGAGGAGGATGCGCTTGGCGCGCGGCGGCGCGTCCGGGGTCGGCTTCGTTTGTTCTGACACGTCCGGCGACACTACGCCGGGCGACGCCGTCCTCACGCGATCCTCACGGAATCCCTACGGCCCGGTGGCTCTCCCTCACGGAATCCTCACGGCCAGCCGGTATCCTTGCGTCGGTGGGGGATCAGGTGGTTCTGGGCATCATCGCCGTGGCGATCGGGCTGGCCGTCGGCGTCGTCCTCTTCGTGCCCTTCGTCGCGATCAGCTACCGGCGACGAGGGCGGCTCACGCTGGGTCGTACGCTGCTCTGGCTCGCGGCGCTCGTCTACTTCTGGGCCATCTGGACGTACACGCTGCTGCCGCTCCCCGATCCGGACGCCATCCGCTGCGTGGGGGCGATCACCGACCCGATGTCCGTCGTGCGGGACGTGCGGAAGGCGTTCGCCGCTCCGGGGAGCCCGCTGAGCCAGCCCGGCCTGCTCCAGCTCGTGTTCAACGTGCTGCTGTTCGTCCCCCTCGGGGCCTTCCTCCGCGTGCTGGGCGGCCGTGGTCTCCCGACCGCCCTCGTCACCGGGTTCGGGCTTTCGCTGCTCGTCGAGACTACGCAGCTCACCGGCGTCTGGGGCCTGTACCCGTGCGCCTACCGCTTCTTCGATGTGGGCGACCTGATGACGAACACGACCGGAGCCGTCGTCGGGTCGGTCCTCGCCCTGATGGTGCCACGGTCGCTGCGCGGGCTCCAGGCCCGCCCCGATGCCGACGCGCCCCGCCCCGTCACCCGTGGACGGCGGGCGTTGGCGATGCTCTGCGACGGGCTCGCGAACGGCTTCGTCGTCGCCGCCGGTGGTGTCGCCGTGCAGCTCTGGCTCGCATACGTCGTGCAGGATCGTCAGGCCGTGCTCGACGGCACCCTCGCCAGCACGGTCAGCACGGTCGTCGCCTGCGCGCTGTGGCTCATCGTCATCCTCGCCACCGGGAGGTCGGTCGGCGATCTGGCCGTGCAGCTCCGGTACACCGG harbors:
- a CDS encoding PLP-dependent aminotransferase family protein, whose amino-acid sequence is MSQDSTERIVSGLRTWIATAAPGARIPSNRALTAEYAASPVTVQKAVQRLVRLGLVEARPGSGTFVRAARTLAPADYGWQAGALGAAAVRLDGLSSAQRPTSPDAIGLHSGYPAPDLLPERLVRQALVRASRTPSALTRSPAAGEPALQEWFAAELASAAPAGTTVPSARDAVIISGSQSGLSSIFRAVVGVGRPLLIESPTYWGALLAAEQAGVVLVPVPSGPHGPDPDAVDRALVETGARAFYAQPTFANPTGAQWPVATGEAVLEAVRRHGAFLIEDDWAHDLGIDAVPRPVAATDHDGHVVYLRSLTKSVSPALRVAAVIARGPARDRILADRAAESMYVSGLLQAAALDVVTQPAWRTHLRGFREQLRSRRDLLLSCLADEAPTALVEAVPVGGLNLWLRLPDGTDAAAVVRECAARGLVIAPGSEWFPAEPSGSYVRLNYASADPARFPEAATILGSVLAGA
- a CDS encoding APC family permease; this translates as MALPIFASDALSSVAYAPQELVMILLIGGLTFLSFTPLVAAAVVVLLLVVVLSYRQLIKAYPSGGGDYEVASKNLGEVPGVIVAAALLVDYVLTVAVSVASGVDNIISAVPGLDPLRVELAVGFVVLIIIVNLRGVREASLVFAIPTYVFIGSVGVMIVSGLVRTALGDAPVASSADFAVQAESLSQAAVLLLILRAFSSGCSALTGVEAVSNGVPAFRAPKVRNAQSTLVLMGTIAICLFSGLTALALIAGVHYAENPCDLIGFDCTTPQPSLMAQIAAATFGGGSIPFFIVQAATACVLLLAANTAFNGFPLLGAVLARDGYAPKSLNTRGDRLVFSNGMILLGIAAIAVLVVFQARLTTLIQLYIIGVFVSFSLGQIGMVRHWRRVLREPAPATRDGAADRRSARVGLLINSAGATLTVLVLVIVTITKFTHGAYLVFFAIPVLAFLMIGVKRYYRDVEHEIAIDDTTRFGASGDVAIVLVNHLQKPVMKAIDYAIAAKHDKTLAVHVAVSQEDAAHLQQEWADHLVPVPLVIVESPYRSFAQPVTQFIRQYREKHGSSVVTVYLPQYIVGHWWESFLHNRRARRLANQLMLVHGVSITLVPWLLDSSELIYGRRSRPLPGQERAGRPVVVAGRRAHRPAGPPSES
- a CDS encoding VanZ family protein, producing MGDQVVLGIIAVAIGLAVGVVLFVPFVAISYRRRGRLTLGRTLLWLAALVYFWAIWTYTLLPLPDPDAIRCVGAITDPMSVVRDVRKAFAAPGSPLSQPGLLQLVFNVLLFVPLGAFLRVLGGRGLPTALVTGFGLSLLVETTQLTGVWGLYPCAYRFFDVGDLMTNTTGAVVGSVLALMVPRSLRGLQARPDADAPRPVTRGRRALAMLCDGLANGFVVAAGGVAVQLWLAYVVQDRQAVLDGTLASTVSTVVACALWLIVILATGRSVGDLAVQLRYTGSRLPIALSRSLRWAGGIGGLTALGLLGGVFGTLSSVLILVAIVLLFTTRHGRGLPGLLSGQHLEDARVTLSNPQAFPITDR
- a CDS encoding FMN-binding negative transcriptional regulator — translated: MTDPDEVKRLIRAHPWATFVSPSSTGLVASHYPVLLIEEEEDIVLASHFGRPDDELHELGRHEILVIIQGPHDYVSSSLYEPGDLVPTWNHVTAHLFGTPEILSEEENYAMLTRLTDHFESGQPHGRRLAEDEAGTRRAAKGTVGLRLRVSRFDARAKLSQNKAPEVRERIAARFDAAHPALAAEMRRG